One Cucurbita pepo subsp. pepo cultivar mu-cu-16 chromosome LG20, ASM280686v2, whole genome shotgun sequence genomic window carries:
- the LOC111783253 gene encoding LOW QUALITY PROTEIN: malonyl-CoA:anthocyanidin 5-O-glucoside-6''-O-malonyltransferase-like (The sequence of the model RefSeq protein was modified relative to this genomic sequence to represent the inferred CDS: deleted 1 base in 1 codon), with product MDHLPSVKIIEICKVAPPPPEPSRAAALPLSLPLTYFDLFWLRFHPIQRLFFYELPSSDISFIDEIVPKLKTSLSLTLRHYLPLAGNLVWLPQSEVPTIEFVDGDGVTLTVAESGADFYELSDNGFREVSEFHPLVPQLPVSDDRAETIAIQVTTFQNKGFSIGITNHHAVIDGRISTSFIKSWAQICMDESTVPTAKLKPFYDRSVIDDPKGFAKIYASAWLNQDGPDNRSLNLKLPKTNPCLIRSTFEFTHQNLQKLKQWVLKKNDEQMSSFVVAMAYLCVCTAKLEGLSDGKLWFGFAADATSRLKPPVPLNYFGNCLIGGIIPFERGELLSENGIALACEQILKAIKNLEGGGLEGGEKYGTIMTEXLIQVTTFQNKGFSIGITNHHAVIDGRISTSFIKSWAQICMDESTVPTAKLKPFYDRSVIDDPKGFAKIYASAWLNQDGPDNRSLNLKLPKTNPCLIRSTFEFTHQNLQKLKQWVLKKNDEQMSSFVVAMAYLCVCTAKLEGLSDGKLWFGFAADATSRLKPPVPLNYFGNCLIGGIIPFERGELLSENGIALACEQILKAIKNLEGGGLEGGEKYGTIMTELTNDYSKAQAISLAGSHRFGVYNVDFGWGKPMKVEIVSAESPLVFSLSDSKNSDVGMEIGVVKERDQMETFAALFNEGFDAL from the exons ATGGATCACCTTCCATCTGTTAAGATAATTGAGATCTGTAAAGTGGCTCCTCCGCCGCCGGAGCCGTCACGTGCGGCGGCTTTGCCGTTGTCTCTTCCTCTCACCTACTTCGACCTGTTTTGGCTGAGGTTCCATCCAATCCAACGCCTTTTCTTCTACGAGTTACCGTCTAGTGATATATCTTTTATTGACGAAATTGTTCCGAAGCTCAAAAcctctctttctcttactCTTCGCCATTATCTTCCTCTGGCTGGCAACCTCGTCTGGCTTCCGCAGTCGGAGGTTCCGACCATCGAGTTTGTCGACGGGGACGGTGTTACTCTGACGGTGGCTGAGTCCGGAGCTGATTTTTACGAACTTTCCGACAATGGGTTCCGTGAAGTTTCTGAATTTCATCCTCTTGTCCCCCAATTGCCTGTTTCTGATGATCGTGCTGAAACAATTGCTATCCAG GTCACCACATTTCAAAACAAAGGGTTTTCCATTGGAATAACCAATCACCATGCAGTTATAGATGGAAGAATCTCAACTTCATTTATCAAATCATGGGCTCAAATATGCATGGACGAATCAACCGTTCCAACCGCCAAGCTAAAGCCATTCTATGACAGGTCGGTTATTGATGATCCAAAAGGTTTTGCCAAAATCTATGCAAGCGCATGGCTGAACCAAGACGGACCCGACAACAGGAGCTTAAACCTTAAACTACCCAAAACTAATCCTTGTTTAATCCGAAGCACTTTTGAGTTCACACACCAGAACCTGCAGAAGCTAAAGCAATGggttttgaagaagaatgatgaGCAAATGTCTTCATTTGTAGTGGCAATGGCTTATCTTTGTGTATGTACAGCCAAGTTGGAGGGTTTAAGCGATGGAAAATTGTGGTTTGGATTTGCTGCTGATGCTACGTCTCGTTTAAAGCCGCCAGTGCCTTTGAATTACTTTGGAAATTGTTTGATTGGTGGTATTATTCCCTTTGAAAGAGGTGAGCTTTTGAGTGAAAATGGAATAGCTTTGGCTTGTGAACAGATCTTAAAagctattaaaaatttagaaggaGGAGGTTTAGAGGGGGGAGAAAAGTATGGGACTATTATGACCGAATTN TTAATACAGGTCACCACATTTCAAAACAAAGGGTTTTCCATTGGAATAACCAATCACCATGCAGTTATAGATGGAAGAATCTCAACTTCATTTATCAAATCATGGGCTCAAATATGCATGGACGAATCAACCGTTCCAACCGCCAAGCTAAAGCCATTCTATGACAGGTCGGTTATTGATGATCCAAAAGGTTTTGCCAAAATCTATGCAAGCGCATGGCTGAACCAAGACGGACCCGACAACAGGAGCTTAAACCTTAAACTACCCAAAACTAATCCTTGTTTAATCCGAAGCACTTTTGAGTTCACACACCAGAACCTGCAGAAGCTAAAGCAATGggttttgaagaagaatgatgaGCAAATGTCTTCATTTGTAGTGGCAATGGCTTATCTTTGTGTATGTACAGCCAAGTTGGAGGGTTTAAGCGATGGAAAATTGTGGTTTGGATTTGCTGCTGATGCTACGTCTCGTTTAAAGCCGCCAGTGCCTTTGAATTACTTTGGAAATTGTTTGATTGGTGGTATTATTCCCTTTGAAAGAGGTGAGCTTTTGAGTGAAAATGGAATAGCTTTGGCTTGTGAACAGATCTTAAAagctattaaaaatttagaaggaGGAGGTTTAGAGGGGGGAGAAAAGTATGGGACTATTATGACCGAATTGACCAATGATTATTCTAAAGCACAAGCCATTTCCCTTGCTGGGTCACATAGATTTGGAGTTTACAATGTAGATTTTGGGTGGGGAAAGCCAATGAAGGTGGAAATAGTGTCAGCTGAATCACCATTAGTGTTTTCTTTGAGTGATAGCAAAAATAGCGATGTGGGAATGGAGATTGGAGTGGTTAAAGAGAGAGATCAAATGGAAACTTTTGCTGCTCTCTTTAATGAAGGTTTTGATGCTCTTTGA
- the LOC111782798 gene encoding uncharacterized protein LOC111782798, whose protein sequence is MKLKYQGNARVKRAQLQRLRRTFETLEMKTGKGVSEYFTRVMSTTNDMRNCGEDMSDVKIVDKILRSLTNKFNFVVCSIEESKDIDQLTVDELQVFLLVHEQKVINKRSEEKVLQVENVPRYGQGRGKGTFQSGRGYSRGRGRGRSFVNRSAINCFRCGKQGHYQFECPGLEKEATNYAEFDEEEELLLMTYTKKSKVEREGIWFLDFGCSNHMTEEKTWFLSLTKVSKHSVRLGNNSKLAVEERGSVRFEVEGITQTVTNVYYVPNLTNNLLSIGQLQEKHLVILIKEGTRRVYHQQRA, encoded by the coding sequence ATGAAACTCAAGTATCAAGGAAATGCTAGAGTGAAGCGAGCCCAGCTACAACGACTTCGTAGAACATTCGAAACTTTAGAGATGAAAACAGGAAAAGGTGTTTCTGAGTATTTTACAAGAGTTATGTCTACTACTAATGACATGAGGAATTGCGGAGAAGATATGTCGGATGTCAAAATTGTTGACAAAATACTTCGAAGTCTCACCAATAAATTCAACTTCGTAGTATGCTCAATTGAAGAATCGAAGGACATTGACCAATTAACAGTCGATGAACTACAAGTATTTTTGCTTGTACATGAACAAAAGGTGATTAATAAGAGGAGTGAAGAGAAGGTTCTGCAGGTGGAGAATGTACCAAGGTATGGACAAGGAAGAGGCAAAGGGACATTTCAGAGTGGAAGAGGTTACTCTAGAGGACGGGGAAGAGGTAGATCTTTTGTGAATCGGTCGGCCATCAACTGTTTTCGATGTGGAAAGCAAGGACATTACCAATTTGAATGTCCGGGCTTAGAAAAAGAAGCTACCAATTATGCTGAATTTGACGAGGAGGAAGAACTGCTATTGATGACATacacaaagaaaagtaaagttGAAAGAGAAGGCATTTGGTTTCTCGATTTCGGGTGCTCAAATCATATGACAGAGGAAAAAACATGGTTCTTGAGCTTGacgaaagtttcaaaacaCAGTGTCAGGTTGGGAAATAACTCAAAATTGGCAGTTGAAGAAAGAGGCAGTGTCAGATTCGAAGTTGAAGGTATCACACAAACCGTGACAAATGTCTACTATGTCCCCAATCTCACCAACAATTTGCTAAGCATAGGGCAGCTACAGGAGAAGCACTTGGTGATCTTAATCAAAGAAGGAACCCGTAGAGTCTATCATCAACAAAGGGCCTGA
- the LOC111783681 gene encoding phenolic glucoside malonyltransferase 2-like gives MSSSSISKLMEGTTSVKIIEICKVAPPPEASRAAAVPSSLPLTYFDLLWLRFYPVQRLFFYELPSNDISFVDEIVPKLKSSLSLTLRHYLPLAGNLVWLPQSEFPTIEFVDGDGVSLTVAESDADFYQLSGNGLREASEFHPLVPLLPDSHDRAAPIAIQVTTFPNKGYSIGITCHHAILDGKTSTSFIKSWAQICMDESSVPITNLMPDYKRSIIDDPKGLAKIYTNAWLKLDGPDNRSLKLKLPKAKPSLIRRTFEFTHQNLEKLKQWVLKKNDEKMSSFVVATAYLCVCTAKLEGLRDGKLLFAFSADGRSRLKPQVGLNYFGNCWISCIVCIERIKLLGEKGIALACEEISKAIKNLGGGGGLEELENYGTLVSEVTNDYSKEMALTLAGSPRFGVYSADFGWGKPMKVEIVSAESPLMFTLSDSRNGDVGMEIGVVKGRDQMEAFAALFNEGFEAL, from the exons ATGTCATCTTCCTCCATTTCAAAGCTCATGGAAGGAACAACAAGTGTGAAGATAATTGAGATCTGTAAAGTGGCTCCTCCGCCGGAGGCGTCACGAGCGGCGGCTGTGCCGTCATCTCTTCCTCTAACCTACTTCGACCTGTTATGGCTGAGGTTTTATCCAGTCCAACGCCTTTTCTTCTACGAGTTACCATCTAATGATATATCTTTTGTTGACGAAATTGTTCCGAAGCTCaaaagctctctctctctcactcttcGCCATTATCTTCCTCTGGCTGGCAACCTCGTCTGGCTTCCACAGTCTGAGTTTCCGACCATCGAGTTTGTCGATGGGGACGGCGTTTCTCTAACGGTAGCCGAGTCCGATGCTGACTTTTACCAACTTTCCGGCAATGGGTTGCGTGAAGCTTCTGAGTTTCATCCTCTTGTCCCCCTCTTGCCAGATTCTCATGATCGTGCTGCACCAATTGCTATCCAG GTCACCACATTTCCAAATAAAGGATATTCCATTGGCATAACATGTCATCATGCAATTCTAGATGGAAAAACCTCAACTTCATTTATCAAATCATGGGCTCAAATTTGCATGGACGAATCATCTGTTCCGATTACCAACCTGATGCCAGACTATAAGAGATCGATTATTGATGATCCAAAAGGTCTTGCAAAAATTTATACAAACGCATGGCTGAAACTAGACGGACCCGACAACAGGAGCTTGAAACTTAAATTACCCAAAGCTAAACCTAGTTTAATCCGAAGAACTTTTGAGTTCACACACCAAAACTTGGAAAAGCTAAAGCAATGggttttgaagaagaatgatgaGAAAATGTCTTCATTTGTAGTGGCAACGGCTTATCTTTGTGTATGTACAGCCAAGTTGGAAGGTTTAAGAGATGGAAAATTATTGTTCGCATTTTCTGCTGATGGTCGATCTCGTTTAAAGCCACAAGTGGGTTTGAATTACTTTGGAAATTGTTGGATTAGTTGTATTGTTTGTATTGAAAGAATTAAGCTTTTGGGTGAAAAGGGAATAGCTTTGGCTTGTGAAGAGATCTCGAAagctattaaaaatttaggaggaggaggaggtttAGAGGAGTTAGAAAATTATGGGACACTTGTGAGTGAAGTGACCAATGATTATTCTAAAGAAATGGCTCTTACCCTTGCTGGGTCACCTAGATTTGGAGTTTATAGTGCAGATTTTGGGTGGGGAAAGCCAATGAAGGTGGAAATAGTGTCAGCTGAATCACCATTAATGTTTACTTTGAGTGACAGCAGAAATGGCGATGTGGGAATGGAGATTGGAGTGGTTAAAGGGAGAGATCAAATGGAAGCTTTTGCTGCTCTGTTTAATGAAGGTTTTGAAGCTCTTTGA